One genomic window of Haliotis asinina isolate JCU_RB_2024 chromosome 4, JCU_Hal_asi_v2, whole genome shotgun sequence includes the following:
- the LOC137282602 gene encoding monocarboxylate transporter 2-like → MATRDVDRGYAWVALGAALSIQFVHGIIIYSAGIFNIALMEEVENDITKVSWIGSTLIGAYTLLGPAAGMIQHRFGSKLTAHAGGILTLCGMGLAFFCRTITGMIFTFGFITGFGLCLGANVVGVVPGQYFKRKRPAAYGVCIAGGALGLFASGPIARYLLDEYSLRGALLIMAGLSFHTCIAASLFRKPTISAHREMTLIRNDDQGSDFEHGTKSDSRECDPFREPDERTPETPCLYGNQTEKHADNVRTRSDDHSIFYKTFKLITHKSFFVYNCGIVLWSLGEVAAVFHLPNYAQEKGSSPKQAASLLSVMGAGDFFSRIVIGFLASDSNVEITVIQIGLVGIAGLITVLFPLVSHSYRWQIVFSFFYGLYNHVTNVLMGPLVIELTGLSNVALGFGIVYFFCGIGYLTGPVIASYIYHRTGVYDYTYVYAGTCLFLASISTAAMNVFKTRVDG, encoded by the exons ATGGCGACAAGAGACGTTGATCGGGGGTACGCCTGGGTAGCGCTAGGGGCAGCTCTGAGTATTCAGTTTGTGCATGGAATCATCATTTACTCAGCAGGAATATTTAACATTGCTTTGATGGAGGAAGTGGAGAATGACATCACCAAGGTGTCGTGGATTGGCTCTACCCTCATCGGCGCATATACATTACTAG GACCAGCGGCCGGCATGATACAACATAGGTTTGGGTCTAAACTAACAGCACACGCTGGAGGAATACTCACCCTGTGTGGGATGGGGCTGGCGTTCTTTTGTCGTACAATAACCGGAATGATATTCACATTTGGATTCATAACAG GATTTGGATTGTGTCTTGGAGCTAACGTGGTGGGCGTGGTACCCGGACAATACTTTAAACGGAAGAGACCAGCAGCCTATGGAGTGTGTATTGCAGGAGGCGCCTTGGGCCTCTTTGCATCTGGTCCTATAGCAAGATACCTCCTTGACGAATATAGCCTACGCGGAGCGTTGTTAATTATGGCTGGACTGTCGTTCCATACATGCATCGCGGCATCGTTATTTAGAAAACCTACGATATCCGCCCACAGAGAAATGACATTAATTAGGAATGATGACCAAGGCAGTGATTTCGAACATGGTACAAAATCTGATTCACGTGAATGTGACCCATTTCGTGAGCCGGATGAACGTACCCCTGAAACCCCTTGTCTCTATGGAAACCAGACGGAAAAACATGCAGATAATGTTCGAACAAGAAGCGACGATCATTCGATATTTTACAAGACTTTCAAACTTATAACTCACAAATCGTTTTTTGTATACAACTGCGGTATCGTGCTATGGTCTCTAGGAGAAGTTGCTGCAGTGTTCCATTTGCCAAATTATGCCCAAGAAAAAGGGAGCTCCCCTAAACAAGCTGCTAGTCTCCTGAGTGTGATGGGTGCCGGGGATTTCTTTTCAAGGATAGTCATTGGTTTCTTAGCCTCAGACTCTAATGTTGAAATCACCGTAATTCAGATCGGCCTTGTGGGTATCGCTGGACTAATCACCGTTTTGTTCCCGCTTGTGTCCCACTCATACCGCTGGCAGATAGTATTCAGTTTCTTTTATGGACTATACAACCATGTGACAAATGTGTTAATGGGTCCCCTCGTCATAGAACTGACAGGACTGTCAAATGTTGCTCTTGGGTTTGGAATAGTGTATTTCTTCTGTGGAATCGGATACCTCACTGGCCCAGTCATCGCAA GTTATATATACCATCGAACAGGAGTCTATGATTACACCTATGTATATGCAG GTACGTGTTTGTTTCTTGCCTCGATATCGACTGCAGCCATGAATGTATTTAAAACACGAGTAGATGGCTAA